The genomic window AAAAAAAGCAAGAACTTTTCTAGACAAAAAAAAGCAGAGAATTTTTTAAAAGCTTTACTTAAATCAAGCACTAGCTTATAATAAAACTAGCAAAGTTATATTAAGATAGAATTTGATATAAATGTAGGTTCCATAGCTCAGTTGGGAGAGCACTACCTCGACAAGGTAGGGGTCGCTGGTTCGAGCCCAGTTGGGACCATACTGTTAATTAAATAAAAGTTCTATAACGTTGATAGGTTTAACATCCTATCACGCTATAGGGCTTTTTTTTGACTGTCTATCTACTTATTGACAAATAATGACTAGCATTTTAGTAATAGGATTTAGGCTAAGTAATTTTTAAAATCTTTAAAACAGTCTAATCAAATGAGATATGTTATAATTTACTAAAAGCTTAAAGGAGAAAAGATGAAGAAAATACTTAAAGAAACTGTAGAAGAACTTAAGCAATTTATGTCGGGAAAAACAATAGATACAATCATTCCGCCAATAATCTACGTAATAGGAAATAATCTTTTTGGACTTAATGTAGGGATTATTCTTGCTTTATCGGTTGCTTTTCTTTTTGCTTTGTTAAGACTTCTAAAAAAAGAGAATATTCTCTATGCTTTGGGAGGCATTGGTGGAGTAGCTCTTGCTTCTGGATTTGCTCTTATTGCAGATAATGCAGCAAATTATTTTTTACCGAAGATAATAGGGAGCGGCGCTTTATTTTTAATCTCTACTATAAGTATTTTTGTTGGAAAGCCTCTTGCAGCAATTTTGAGTCATGTATCAAGAGGTTGGAGCTTTGATTGGTTTTTAAGAAAAGATATTAAACCAGCTTATAGAGAAGTAACCATCGTATGGGCAATTTTATTTCTAGCAAGAATGCTTCTCCAACTATTTTTATATAATAGAGGAAATTTAACAGAATTAGGTTGGGCAAGTATTTTACTGGGTTTTCCGGCAACACTGACCGTATTGGTTTTGACGCTTATTTATGGAGGATGGAGACTTAGAGTATTGGGAGGACCTGGTATAGAAGAGTTCCAAGAAGGGAAGAACCCACCATGGGAAGGTCAGAAAAAAGGGTTTTAATTTAGAAATCATCTATTTGAATAATCCAGCAATAAAAAATGTGATGATAGAAACAGACCCACCTAAGGTTGTTCCCCAAATTAAGTCAATAATAGTTATTTTAAGAGGCCAATTCTTTAAAGTAGCTAAATTAGTCAAGTCATAGGTAGCGTAGGTTAAAAATCCTAAAAACATTCCTGCAAATAAAGCATAAGTCCAACTGTTGCTTACTATTGCTGGGTTGATTACGAAAAATACCAAGCCAGCTATAAAGATTAAATAGAAAATAATAGCTGCAACCCAATTAGGTTTGTCACTCATAATAAAACCTAACTCTCGTTTATATAAATTTTTAGCAACCAATCCTAGCCAGATAAGATCAATAATTAAAAAAATAGTGAAAGCTATTGAATAATGCTTTAAAATTTCTAACATATTCATTTTCCTCCTTTTATTACGTACCGCCTTTTTTAAAATGATAGATGAATATACCTATGCAGTTATCTTATAAGGAAAAGAATAAACAAAATACTAATCAATTGAGTTTAATTAATCTATTTTTTTAATATATAAGATAATGCAACCGCACCAGCACCAGCACCAACAGCTATAATTGACGAAGTTTCTGTTATATATCTGGGTTTTGTGCCAATTAAATTTGTAAATAAGAGCTCTAATTCTTTTGCTTCTTCTAAATTGTTAACGTGGACAATACTATAGGATTCAATAGTATGATCTTTCATTATTTTCTTAACATGTTTTACTAACTTATTGAGACTAGCTTTAGTTGTAAAAGAAACGCTATCTAATGCGCCTTTTCCTTCTTCATCTAACGTTACAATAGGTTTCAATCCAATTTTCTTTCCTATTTTTCCAGTAGTTGTACTTAAACGACCAGATTTTATCATGTTATCTAAAGTCTTTACACGAACCAATATTTTACTTCTCGCTATATCGCTAGTTATTGTATCGACGATTTCCTTTTGTTTGTAACCTTCTGTAATTAAATCAGCGGCTTTAGCAACTAACAGTCCTTGAGCTCCTGAATTCTGCTTAGTATTGATAACATCTATTTTAAAGTCATCAGATTCCATTCTCTTAGCGACTCTTTTAATCGTACTATAAGTTCCGCTTAATTCTTTGGAAACAGTCATAACAATCAATGATTTATAGTGTGTAGAAAGATAGAGCAAAATATTTTCTATCGATTTTTCATCAGGCTGTGATGTTGTTGGTAAGTCTCTACTGTCTTTGGAATAGTCCAGTAGTTGTTTAGGAGTAATAGATAATTTATCGATAAAAGAAGTATTCTCGAATAATATGCTTAAATTAATGACATGAATTTGTTCTGCATCAATAAACTCTTGAGGGACGTCTGCTATACTGTCTGTCAATAAAGCGATATCTGATTTTCTTCGCAACATAGTATCTTGCTGTTTTTTCATATCGTCTACTTTCTGGTAGCCTACATTTCCATTTTGACGAAGTATTTCAAAAACACGTTCAGGTTCGTTGGAATGGATATGGACTCTTACTTGGTTTTTATTAGCAGCAACAATCAGAGAATCACCTAAATGGCTCAATGATTTCTTAATACTTTTAGTATCGATTTCGTCTGCTCTTAATAAACATTCTGTACAATAGCGGTAAGTAATTTCAGCATTCATATCGTGTTCAACTTCAACACTGATACTATCTTTTTGCAGTTTATTAATAGATTCTGGGCCTATTGAGTTTCCTTTTTTAAAGTATTCTAGCATCCCGTGAATAAAGAAAGCGAAGCCATTTGCTCCTGCATCTACAACTTTTGCTTTTCTTAACTCTTTTAGTTGAAACTGTGTTTTTATTACTGCATCATTCAATACGATGATTGCTGCTGACATGAGTTCTGTGATCGTATTACTTGAACCATCTTGTCGACTTAAGGCTTCTCCCCAATCTCTCATAACCGTTAAGATAGTGCCTTCTACAGGTTGTTCAATTGCGTCATACGCATATTCAGCTGCTTTCTTACTAGCTGAAGCATATTGATTGTAATCTATAAATTCTTGATCAGATATCTCCACGCTTAATCCGTAGATATATTGGGCAAAAATAATACCTGAATTTCCTCTAGCCCCACGAATCGCAGCATCAGAAAAAGATTCTAACGTTTGTTTAACCGTTTCTCCCTTAGCGGACTCATTGATAATTGTCTCCATTAATGAAGAAAGATTCGTACCCGTATCGCCATCTTGTATCGGAAATACGTTTATCTTGTTTAAAAATTGTCTATTTGAAACTACTTCATATGCCCCATGTAAAAATGCATTATACATATCTCCACTGGTTATGTTGGTATCAGCCATTCGTTTATCTTCCTTCCATAAAAAAATTATAATAAAATTAACTGTCAAAAAGTACATTTCAATCATTTTGACAATTGATATAGGCAATAAAAATTGTGAATTATATGATTAAGACTAGCTTTTTTTAATAAGTATGTCAAGCAACAAAGACTGGTATTCTCTAATCAGATAACACAGAAGAGCAAGCGTTCCACCAACGTAATAGATGGATTTTTGTAATTTCTATTTACTTTAGATTGAAATTACGAAATTAGCGTTATTTAATAAGGTCCTACTTACATTTATTATAGTATTTTAAATGCCTTGTGTACATTTTTGCGACTTATTTGAAATGATGTAAAATATAAGAGTGTTGGAAACCTGAAAAATGATTTCTAGATAAAGTTGATTTGAAATTTGAATTAACTATTTTTATCTTTTTATGTTGTAAAATATAATAGAGTGTAGGTTGTAGTGCTAAAAATGGATGGAGTAAATACCTTTTTAGTCGAGAGTAAACTTACGTGCGTTTATTAGCCTATTTTTTCTACCTGATAAAGTTCATTTAGTCGAATTAGTTAATAAAAAAAGTTAATAAAAAAAGTTTCTTCCTAATATAATATCAAAATAATATATTTCTTAGATTGCGAATAAGTCGCCGAATCAATAGCTGTTAAGGTGTCTAAGAAATGTTATTTAAAAAAAACAGACTATTTTAAAGGTTTCAATTTTTTTAATTCTCTAAAAGGATAAAAAAAGTTGGATTAGGCATTGCACTTAGACCAAATTTGTTATACAGTTAGACAGATGAACCTGTGAAACAAATTAGTGTTTCACGCTATAAAAGGAGTTGTCTTATGAATCCAGAAGAGTTTAAACTAGCCCTTCATAATAAAGGGATTGACGTTAACGAAAAACAAATGAAACAGTTTGATAATTATTTGCTTTTATTGCAAGAATGGAATGAAAAAATTAATTTGACAGCGATTACTGAAAGTGAAGAAGTTTATCTAAAACATTTTTATGACTCAATAACAGCTGGATTATATGTGGATTTTAATAAAGGGGTCCAAAGCTTATGTGACGTAGGTGCTGGTGCTGGGTTTCCGAGCATCCCCCTAAAAATTATTTTTCCAAAATTAAAAGTGACAATTGTGGATTCTTTAAATAAAAGAATTCAATTTTTAACTATTTTAGCAGAGACGTTACAACTAGAAGATGTTTATTTTTATCACAATCGTGCTGAGGATTTTGGTCAAAACAAACAATTTCGTGAATCATTTGATTTTGTAACGGCTCGTGCAGTTGCACGCATGAGTGTCTTAGCGGAGTTGTGCTTGCCACTAGTAAAAAAAGGCGGTCTCTTTATTGCTTTAAAAGCAAGTAGCAGTGATGACGAGATGAAAGATAGTAAAAAAGCTATTGCGATACTTGGCGGTAAGTTTCAAAAAGAGTTTATTTTTGACCTGCCTAAAGAAGCAGGGGAAAGACATGTTTTATTAATCGATAAGAAAAAGGAAACACCAAAAAAATATCCTAGAAAACCAGGAACACCTAATAGAAGTCCGTTATAAAAAGTGAATAAAGAGCGAAAAATGATAGATCATTTTGAACAAATGCGTAAGAGAAAGATACGTATTTGTATTCTTTCTCTTTTTATTTATTTAAAGTAAAAGACAGTTAAGATTATAGATGGAGGGAAAAGAATGGCACGAATTATAGCAGTCGCAAATCAAAAAGGCGGTGTGGGTAAAACCACTACAACAGTCAATCTAGGCGCTTCTTTAGCTTATTCTGGTAAAAAAGTCTTATTGGTCGATATTGATGCTCAAGGAAACGCAACGAGTGGATTAGGTGTTCGTAAAGTTGATGTAGAAAAAGATATCTATGATATTTTGGTGAATGAAACGTCTCTAGAAGAAGTCGTTTTGCCTTCTTCTAGAGAGAATTTATGGGTTGTACCCGCAACCATTCAATTAGCTGGTGCAGAGATTGAACTGACAAATCAGATGGCACGTGAAACTAGATTAAAACAAGCATTAGTTCAGGTTACAGATAACTATGATTTTATTCTAATTGACTGTCCACCTTCATTGGGTCACTTAACGATTAATGCATTTACAGCAAGTGATACAATTCTAATCCCTGTCCAATGTGAATATTATGCTCTTGAAGGACTAAGTCAGCTATTAAATACCGTTCGTTTAGTACAAAAGCATTTTAATCCTGATTTAAAAATAGAGGGCGTTTTATTAACAATGTTAGATGCAAGAACGAATCTAGGCTATGAAGTAGTCGATGAAGTTAAAAAGTATTTTCGTGAGAAGGTATATAAAACGATTATCCCTCGTAATATTCGTTTATCTGAGGCCCCAAGTCACGGGTTATCTATTATTGATTATGATCCGCGCTCAAAAGGAGCAGAAGTTTATTTGGAGTTAGCGAAGGAAGTGTTAGCGAATGGTTAATAAAAATAGTAAAGGTCTGGGTAGAGGAATTGATGCTCTTTTTAGTGAATATTCTGAGTTGGACAAAATTGATATTTCAAGTGAACAGGTTCAAGAAATTAAACTAGAAGACATTCGACCCAATCCTTATCAACCTCGTAAAACATTTGATGAAGAAGCACTCAACGAATTAGCTCGTTCAATCGAACAATCGGGTGTCTTTCAACCGATAATTTTACGCGAATCAACGATTAAAGGATATGAAATTATCGCTGGCGAACGACGCTTTAGAGCCTCTAAGTTAGCAGGCAAAACGACAATACCGGCAATTATTCGCGAATTTGATGAAGAAAAGATGATGGAAGTAGCTGTTTTAGAAAACTTACAAAGAGAAGACTTAACCTCCCTTGAAGAAGCAGAAGCTTATGATATGTTAATGAAAAAATTAAAATTAACACAAGAAGAAGTAGCAGCTCGTTTAGGCAAAAGTCGTCCATATATTGCAAACTATTTGAGATTGTTAGGTCTACCAGAAATAGTAAAACAAATGCTTCAAGCTACTGATATTTCAATGGGTCAAGCACGAACATTACTAGGATTAAAAGATAAAAAACAAATCGTTAAATTAGCTAAAAAAGTTATGAAAGAAAATTTAACGGTTCGCCAACTAGAGCAATTAGTTAATAAAATGAATCATCCAAAAGAAGAAGTCGAGAAAATAGAAAAAACAACTAAAAAGCCTTACTACATCCGTGAAAGTGAAGAAAGACTAATGGATAAGTTTGGTACATCTGTCATTATTCATGAAAAAGATCAAAAAGGTAAAATTGAAATTGAGTATCTTTCGACTGAAGATTTAACGCGTATTTTAGATGTTCTGGATATTCAATTTGACGATGAGTAGGTAAATTGAAACAGGAGTGTGACGAAATGTATGATTTAAATGATGTGGTTGAAATGAAAAAAGCACATCCATGTGGAGAAAACCGCTGGGAAATTATTAGAATGGGTATGGATATTCGTATCAAATGCTTGAATTGTGGACATATGGTTATGATGCCAAGAAGAGAATTTGAAAAGAAAATGAAAAAAGTATTAGAGCAAGCTGAGAAAAAATAACACTGTATTAAACTAAATTATTAAAAGGAAGAGTGAATTAAGAATGGCATTAACAGCAGGAATTGTCGGATTACCAAACGTAGGAAAGTCAACTCTTTTCAACGCGATAACAAAAGCAGGAGTAGAAGCAGCAAACTATCCATTTGCTACAATCGATCCTAACGTCGGAGTAGTTGAAGTACCTGACTATCGTTTAGACCGTTTAACAGAACTAGTTGTTCCTAAAAAAACAGTCCCAACAACATTTGAATTTACAGATATCGCAGGTATCGTAAAAGGAGCAAGTAAAGGAGAAGGCTTAGGGAATAAGTTTTTGGCTAATATTCGTCAAGTTGATGCTATTTGTCATGTTGTCCGTTGTTTTGATAATGATAATATTATCCATGTAACAGGTAAAGTTGATCCTTTATCAGATATTGAAACGATTAACCTTGAATTAATTTTAGCAGATCTTGAATCGGTTGAAAAACGGTATACTCGAGTAGCTAAAATTGCTAGAACAAAAGATAAAGATGCTTTAATAGAAGCAGCTATATTGGAAAATATCATTTCAACATTAGAAAAAGGCGAATCTGCTCGTACGATTGATTTTAGTGAGGAAGAAGAAAAATACGTTCAACAACTATTCTTGTTAACAACGAAGCCTGTTTTATATGTTGCTAACGTTGCTGAAGATGAGGTAGCAAATGCAGAAAATAATGAGTACGTAAAATTAGTTCGTGATTTTGCTGAAAATGAAAAATCTGAAGTAGTCGTTGTATGTGCTCAAATTGAAGAAGAAATTGCTGAATTAGAAGATGATGAAAAAGAAATGTTCTTAGAAGACCTAGGGATTGCAGAATCTGGCTTAGATAAATTAATCCGTTCAACATATTCATTATTAGGATTAGCAACTTATTTTACAGCTGGAGTCCAAGAAGTAAGAGCATGGACGTTTAAAAAAGGAATGAAAGCTCCTCAAGCAGCTGGAGTTATCCATTCAGATTTTGAAAGAGGTTTTATTCGTGCAGAAACTGTTTCATTTGATGACTTGAATAAATACGAAAACATGCAAGTTGCTAAAGAAGCTGGACGCGTTAGATCAGAAGGGAAAGAGTACATTGTTCAAGATGGAGATGTCATGTTATTCCGCTTTAACGTATAATAAGAGAGTTATCAGCTCGACCTGTCATTAATTTGTAAGATTTAATAAGGAGGCTTTTCAATTGGTAGTAGAAAATACAAATGAACAAATAACTGCACAAGAAGAAAACAAAGAATTATTTGGACAGTTGACTAAAAGAAACGAGCAATACATGATGAGTTTGGATAAAGCTTTAATTGCAGGCAATATCTCTGAAGAAAAACGTGTTATTATTTATAATGAGATGTTAAAAAACTTAATCAATGGACAAAAATCGGGCCAAACAGCACGTCAGATTTATGGAACAGTAACCGAGCGTACAAATGATTTGTTAGCTTCGCCAAAAGATAATGATACAGGTCGTTCTGAAGATTGGAAAATTATGTTAGACGGCGGATTATTAATGGGAGCTATGTTTGCTTTAATTACTGGTATATCTGCTTTCATTGGCAGCGGACAAGGATCCGAGATGGGTATCATAACGATGATCTTGAACTTTATTATTGGTGGATTTGTTATTTTGCTAATTTCTAAAAATTTACCAAATAAAAATAAAGGTAAAAAAGGCAATACCTTGCGCTATATACTAGTATCAACATCAGGAATGTTGGGTTGGATGTTTATTATGACAGCCTCAATGGCTCTTCTTCCAAGCTCTATCAATATTTTAATGTCAGCAGGTGTTAATATTGCTATTGGGGTAACAGCCTTTGCAGCGAAGATGTACTTTAAACGTAAATTAAATATTCGTGGTGGCTTATTCTAACATAGATATAAAGCTTTTAAACTCTTTTAATTTGATGAGTTTAAAAGCTTTTTTTGTAATAGTTTTATCTTATAACTCTCAGATTTATCAAAACTGGATCGAGATAACTTTTCTTGATTAACTTACATTTAAAAACTAGTCTTGACGGACAGCAGTATCTCTGTTATTTTTGTAAGTAAAATCTCAACCAAATTGCAAGTGGAAAATAAAAAAAGGAGTGTTTAACTAGATGTCAAATTGGGAAACGAAATTCGTAAAAAAAGGCTTCACGTTTGATGATGTTTTATTGGTTCCAGCAGAAAGTCATGTTCTGCCACATGAAGTAGACTTGAGTATTCAACTAGCTAAAAATATTAAACTAAATGTTCCAATTATGAGTGCAAG from Carnobacterium iners includes these protein-coding regions:
- a CDS encoding DUF3159 domain-containing protein, translating into MKKILKETVEELKQFMSGKTIDTIIPPIIYVIGNNLFGLNVGIILALSVAFLFALLRLLKKENILYALGGIGGVALASGFALIADNAANYFLPKIIGSGALFLISTISIFVGKPLAAILSHVSRGWSFDWFLRKDIKPAYREVTIVWAILFLARMLLQLFLYNRGNLTELGWASILLGFPATLTVLVLTLIYGGWRLRVLGGPGIEEFQEGKNPPWEGQKKGF
- a CDS encoding DUF2177 family protein, which codes for MLEILKHYSIAFTIFLIIDLIWLGLVAKNLYKRELGFIMSDKPNWVAAIIFYLIFIAGLVFFVINPAIVSNSWTYALFAGMFLGFLTYATYDLTNLATLKNWPLKITIIDLIWGTTLGGSVSIITFFIAGLFK
- a CDS encoding DUF951 domain-containing protein, translated to MYDLNDVVEMKKAHPCGENRWEIIRMGMDIRIKCLNCGHMVMMPRREFEKKMKKVLEQAEKK
- the ychF gene encoding redox-regulated ATPase YchF is translated as MALTAGIVGLPNVGKSTLFNAITKAGVEAANYPFATIDPNVGVVEVPDYRLDRLTELVVPKKTVPTTFEFTDIAGIVKGASKGEGLGNKFLANIRQVDAICHVVRCFDNDNIIHVTGKVDPLSDIETINLELILADLESVEKRYTRVAKIARTKDKDALIEAAILENIISTLEKGESARTIDFSEEEEKYVQQLFLLTTKPVLYVANVAEDEVANAENNEYVKLVRDFAENEKSEVVVVCAQIEEEIAELEDDEKEMFLEDLGIAESGLDKLIRSTYSLLGLATYFTAGVQEVRAWTFKKGMKAPQAAGVIHSDFERGFIRAETVSFDDLNKYENMQVAKEAGRVRSEGKEYIVQDGDVMLFRFNV
- a CDS encoding DAK2 domain-containing protein, producing the protein MADTNITSGDMYNAFLHGAYEVVSNRQFLNKINVFPIQDGDTGTNLSSLMETIINESAKGETVKQTLESFSDAAIRGARGNSGIIFAQYIYGLSVEISDQEFIDYNQYASASKKAAEYAYDAIEQPVEGTILTVMRDWGEALSRQDGSSNTITELMSAAIIVLNDAVIKTQFQLKELRKAKVVDAGANGFAFFIHGMLEYFKKGNSIGPESINKLQKDSISVEVEHDMNAEITYRYCTECLLRADEIDTKSIKKSLSHLGDSLIVAANKNQVRVHIHSNEPERVFEILRQNGNVGYQKVDDMKKQQDTMLRRKSDIALLTDSIADVPQEFIDAEQIHVINLSILFENTSFIDKLSITPKQLLDYSKDSRDLPTTSQPDEKSIENILLYLSTHYKSLIVMTVSKELSGTYSTIKRVAKRMESDDFKIDVINTKQNSGAQGLLVAKAADLITEGYKQKEIVDTITSDIARSKILVRVKTLDNMIKSGRLSTTTGKIGKKIGLKPIVTLDEEGKGALDSVSFTTKASLNKLVKHVKKIMKDHTIESYSIVHVNNLEEAKELELLFTNLIGTKPRYITETSSIIAVGAGAGAVALSYILKK
- a CDS encoding DUF1129 domain-containing protein, giving the protein MVVENTNEQITAQEENKELFGQLTKRNEQYMMSLDKALIAGNISEEKRVIIYNEMLKNLINGQKSGQTARQIYGTVTERTNDLLASPKDNDTGRSEDWKIMLDGGLLMGAMFALITGISAFIGSGQGSEMGIITMILNFIIGGFVILLISKNLPNKNKGKKGNTLRYILVSTSGMLGWMFIMTASMALLPSSINILMSAGVNIAIGVTAFAAKMYFKRKLNIRGGLF
- a CDS encoding ParB/RepB/Spo0J family partition protein — its product is MVNKNSKGLGRGIDALFSEYSELDKIDISSEQVQEIKLEDIRPNPYQPRKTFDEEALNELARSIEQSGVFQPIILRESTIKGYEIIAGERRFRASKLAGKTTIPAIIREFDEEKMMEVAVLENLQREDLTSLEEAEAYDMLMKKLKLTQEEVAARLGKSRPYIANYLRLLGLPEIVKQMLQATDISMGQARTLLGLKDKKQIVKLAKKVMKENLTVRQLEQLVNKMNHPKEEVEKIEKTTKKPYYIRESEERLMDKFGTSVIIHEKDQKGKIEIEYLSTEDLTRILDVLDIQFDDE
- the rsmG gene encoding 16S rRNA (guanine(527)-N(7))-methyltransferase RsmG is translated as MNPEEFKLALHNKGIDVNEKQMKQFDNYLLLLQEWNEKINLTAITESEEVYLKHFYDSITAGLYVDFNKGVQSLCDVGAGAGFPSIPLKIIFPKLKVTIVDSLNKRIQFLTILAETLQLEDVYFYHNRAEDFGQNKQFRESFDFVTARAVARMSVLAELCLPLVKKGGLFIALKASSSDDEMKDSKKAIAILGGKFQKEFIFDLPKEAGERHVLLIDKKKETPKKYPRKPGTPNRSPL
- a CDS encoding ParA family protein, with translation MARIIAVANQKGGVGKTTTTVNLGASLAYSGKKVLLVDIDAQGNATSGLGVRKVDVEKDIYDILVNETSLEEVVLPSSRENLWVVPATIQLAGAEIELTNQMARETRLKQALVQVTDNYDFILIDCPPSLGHLTINAFTASDTILIPVQCEYYALEGLSQLLNTVRLVQKHFNPDLKIEGVLLTMLDARTNLGYEVVDEVKKYFREKVYKTIIPRNIRLSEAPSHGLSIIDYDPRSKGAEVYLELAKEVLANG